The Pan paniscus chromosome 1, NHGRI_mPanPan1-v2.0_pri, whole genome shotgun sequence genome has a segment encoding these proteins:
- the LOC100981887 gene encoding olfactory receptor 10Z1 yields MGQTNVTSWRDFVFLGFSSSGELQLLLFALFLSLYLVTLTSNVFIIIAIRLDSHLHTPMYLFLSFLSFSETCYTLGIIPRMLSGLAWGDQAISYVGCAAQMFFSASWACTNCFLLAAMGFDRYVAICAPLHYASRMNPTLCAQLVITSFLTGYLFGLGMTLVIFHLSFCSSHEIQHFFCDTPPVLSLACGDTGPSELRIFILSLLVLLVSFFFITISYAYILAAILRIPSAEGQKKAFSTCASHLTVVIIHYGCASFVYLRPKASYSLERDQLIAMTYTVVTPLLNPIVYSLRNRAIQTALRNAFRGRLLGKG; encoded by the coding sequence ATGGGGCAGACCAACGTAACCTCCTGGAGGGATTTTGTCTTCCTGGGCTTCTCCAGTTCTGGGGAGTTGCAGCTCCTTCTCTTTGCCTTGTTCCTCTCTCTGTATCTAGTCACTCTGACCAGCAATGTCTTCATTATCATAGCCATCAGGCTGGATAGCCATCTGCACACCCCCATgtacctcttcctttccttcctatcCTTCTCTGAGACCTGCTACACTTTGGGCATCATCCCTAGAATGCTCTCTGGCCTGGCTTGGGGGGACCAGGCTATCTCCTATGTGGGCTGTGCTGCCCAGATGTTCTTTTCTGCCTCATGGGCCTGTACTAACTGCTTCCTTCTGGCTGCCATGGGCTTTGACAGATATGTGGCCATCTGTGCTCCACTGCACTATGCCAGCCGCATGAATCCTACCCTCTGTGCCCAGCTGGTCATTACTTCCTTCCTGACTGGATACCTTTTTGGACTGGGAATGACACTAGTTATTTTCCACCTCTCATTCTGCAGCTCCCATGAAATCCAGCACTTTTTCTGTGACACGCCACCTGTGCTGAGCCTAGCCTGTGGAGATACAGGCCCGAGTGAGCTGAGGATTTTTATCCTCAGTCTTTTGGTCCTCTTGGTCTCCTTCTTCTTCATCACCATCTCCTACGCCTACATCTTGGCAGCAATACTGAGGATCCCCTCTGCTGAGGGGCAGAAGAAGGCCTTCTCCACTTGTGCCTCGCACCTTACAGTGGTCATTATTCATTATGGCTGTGCTTCCTTCGTGTACCTGAGGCCCAAAGCCAGCTACTCTCTTGAGAGAGATCAGCTTATTGCCATGACCTATACTGTAGTGACCCCCCTCCTTAATCCCATTGTTTATAGTCTAAGGAATAGGGCTATACAGACAGCTCTGAGGAATGCTTTCAGAGGGAGATTGCTGGGTAAAGGATGA